From the genome of Pseudomonas bubulae:
AAGTACTCATTAGCCCCGGCATCCCCGATAGCACTGTAACCCATGGTTCGTACGCGCTGCCCTATCTTCCAGCCACCCATGGCCACCATATCGGCCACAGTGCCTAGCGTAATGATGCTGTTTCCCAGCTGCCCAGTACCTTTAGAAGCGTCGACACTGGACGCCAACTCTTGACGGAGGGAGTCGTCGCCAACCAATTTAAACTTTGATTCATCAGCTGCCCAACTGGTGGTTAGCAGCGGCAGAAACTGACTTTTAACTCGGTACTCATTGCCAAGGTAGGTGACTGTTTGAGTTGTTCTGACCAGATCGAGGCCTGAGACATATGGCACAGGAGGCTCATAGCCGCTGGCATCCAGTAGCGCAGTGAACTGTGCTACGCGCTCAGCCTGGTCGCCCTCAAATTCGGAGTCACGATGGCCTTTATCTGCAGCGTACTCTCGCTCCATTCCCTTCCAAGACTTGCGTCCTACACCCTTACGATCTCGGTATGAAGGATCATCCCCTAGCAGTAATAGATCAAGATTTTGGGCGTTATCGGACAAGTCTTTTGGGGAGGTCGACCCAATTGGGTTGCCAGTGTTGTGAGCCATGGGCATTTTTCTCGCAGGCGCGCCCATGCCACCGCGAAGAGTGCGGAAGCGTGAACGCTGTTTTTAGTTCCCGGCGAGCTGCCGGTGGAATATGTGTGGGTACTGTGGTCAGGGTCGGTTGTTACAGGGCTGGTTCTGCCTTCGGCCACTTCTGGTTCATGGCAATATCGAAGATGTCAGCCATTGCGATGTAGTCCGGCGCCTCGATGATCCACTCGGCATCCATAATCGGGCGTTTGAACAGCTCAAGCTTCGCGGTAAAGCGCCAAAAGCTCTCACCGACCAGAATCGGCCCCTCGTAGATATCAACGAATCGCGCCCTGTGCTCATCCATGCCCAGGGGCGTTTTGAGCGGGCACTGGAACCACAAACTGCCCGATAGCAGGATGTGCTCAAACCACCCCTCAAACAGTTGCGCTTCTCCGTCATCCATCAACCAGGTGACTGACGCCACCGTGGGAACCGAGGTGAACCGCCGTCGCTGCCTGGCGCGCCCGCTCTGGAGTTCAGAGCGGGCCATCGGGCTTACCGGCTGGAAGCCATAACCGTCACGCTGCGGCTCGGGCAGACACTCGGGATATGCAATCATTTACTGCCTCTTTGTGCCGCTAGTGGGTTCATGTCGGCGCGCTGTTGTCGTACTGATAAACCCGGGCGTCATAGGGCATGCCTTCTACCGTGACGTTGCCGCCGCTCGATGGGTTCACTACGGTGACCAGCGTGGGGTAGCTCCAGCGGTTGACCGGGCCAAACAGCAGGTGTGGCGGCTCCGGGTCCCAACTGGTGTCAGGGTCGAAGTCCAGGCTGTTTACGCTTACCCGGTAGTCATCGACCTGGGTCGCTGGCCACGGGCCCGAAAGCGTGCCGTCCTGCCTACGCAACGCAATCACATGCGACCCGCCGGCGGACCAGTCGAATGGCTCGGTGCTTTCAAGCGCGATCCCACCAGGTACTGCCTCAACGCTGAGCAAAATCGAACTCTGGCCGTACCCCGGCACATCGTCGGCAACCGCCGCGTAGCTCATGTAACCGGAGTTGAGCGCGTCGAGCTCGGTTTCCCAGCGATACGTGTCGTTGCGATATTTCTGATGGCCACGGCGGCGCATACCGATGCGCCAGGCGCGAGTGCGATCGGCGATGCCCGGCACCTTGACCTTCTCGACCTTGTTGCCAAGGTCACCCGGCCATCGGCATTCGACGGTCTCCCACGCCCAGGTGATCGAGCTGAAGTACTCCACATCAACACCGTCAAAGTCGTCGCTCGATGGAAACACCAGTTGCCGCTTGAGGCCTTTGGTCATGTTCTGCGGCGTGTACATATGCTCAAACTGCGTGCGCGGCTCGTCGCGTACCGGCAGCAGCAGCCCGCGATTGATGGTCAGTTCGGAGAACCCGGCGGCCAGCGCGTCGTTCATCGCGTCCTTGACCGTGCTGGCATCGTCAATGGTCATGTCGAAGGTATCGCCGCGTGCGCGGTACACATCGTGCAGGCGGTCCAGTTCGGGCAGATCCAGATCGGCATCGGTGTACCCGGCCGACTTGGCGATGTACAGGAACCACGGCACGATATCCCGCGTCGGTGTCTCCACGGTCCAGGCGCCACCCGAGCGCACCGGCAGCACCCGGGTTGCCTCGACACTGACCAGGCTTTCAGATTGCGCCGAGAGCCGGTCACCGTTGCGCACGCGCACGGCAATCACGGTCATGTCGTTGTAGCGCGTCGGCGCGCCCATCATCTTGCCGCGCAGGCCGTACCACATGACGTCATCCATCACTTCGCCCGAGTTGACCCCACCCACCTTGGGCATGCGTTTGATGCGGCACTCAGGGCGCATGGGATAGGGCAAGGTCTGGCGATAGGTGAAACCCTGGGCATCCATCGAGTTGCCCGTGACGGACTGGGGCAGCACCGTCCAGGCGCCTGACGTGGCCATGTCCCGATACTCAAACTGGTGACTGGAGGAAACGGCGTACTGGTCGCCCTTTTTACCATTGCCGATCAGGCCGCCGGTGAAGAACACGTCCCACTCAATTTCGGTGACCAGTTCGCCTTCAGGGCACGCGGCGAAGGAGCCGCGATAGCCGCCCTCAAGGTTTGATGAGTCCAGTTCGATACGGCCGTGAATCGTCTCCTGCAGGCTGAACCCGGGCCAGTCTTCGTCGATATCGCCGCTGGACGTCAGGCGCTCCACTGTGAGGGTGCCAACAGCGGTGGTGATGATTCTGTAGCGCAGGCCACGCGGGCCGATGGTGGCCAGGCCCTCCCCCATTGCCAGGCCGTTGACCGGCTGGCCGCTGTCGTAGTTGAGGGTCATCTCGGCGCGGCGCTCTGAGGTGCCGCTGCTTGTGGCTGCGCCCTTCACGCTGACCGGGCTTGAGCCGAGCACACTTGAGCCGCCTGACGCAGCCAGGGCCAGCCCGGTGAACGGCGAAAGCTCGGTGATCCGCAGCCGCCCGGATGAAGCGCTGGCAATAAATGGCGCGGATCCTTTGGCCGAATTGAAGGCCACGACCAATCCCGCCAAGTCCGTCACATCACTCGTCAGCTCGACCGAATACGGCGTGGTGCCAAGGCGCACGGTGAATGTCAGCGGCGTGACGTCGAAGTCAAAACGAGACGGCGCTGCGCTGCCGGTGATCGTTGAGGCCGTGCCCGCGCTCGGCGGGATCGCCGGCGAATACGGGATGTATGAGTGCACCACATAGTTGCCCGCGTTTTCCCCGTTGACCTCGATCAGCATGCCCGGGTACGGCGCAAGCATGGCCAGGTCGCCGGTAATGATGTCCCGCCCCTCACCGCCATCAATCACCGTGTACGGATAAGGCGACAGTACGTTGATCAGCAGGCTGCTGGTCCAGTCCTCCGGGAAAAAGCCGGAGCCTGTTGGGATCGAGATGCTGTAGCCGTTGAATTGCAGCACGGACGCGGTGACAAAGCGGGTCAGGTTCGTGGAGGCGGTCAACTGCAAACCGGCAGAACCGTTGGCACTGGCGCCCACTTCCGGCGCGCTGTGCCACCACTGTGCAGCCGTCTCGCCGGACAGGTCATCGCCCGGGTTGAATAGGGTGAATTGCGCGTCGGCGCCCAGGCTGATCAGCGGGGTTTCGCCCACCTTCACCTTGTTAAGCGGGATCTGGTACTTGCCCTTGCCGACATACAGCAGCATTTCCACCCACTGCGCCCGGCGGTCAACAAAGCGGCGCACGGATGGCGTCAGGTAGCTGGGGTAAACCCGCTGATGGCCCGCAATCTCGCGGATCAGGTCGCCCAGCTTGACCTTGTTACCCTTTGCCGAAACTTCATCAAGCCCCTTGCCCTGCCCCATGGTCGCGGTGCCGGGGATCACCGCCATATTGCGCGACATGACCACGGCTACCAGAATCGCCGCGATCACCGCCGCGACAGCTGCCACCACGCCTTTGGGCTCAACGCGCACTTCGACGTCATCGGCAGCCGCAAACTCAAACTCGGCCCAGCGGTGCGCCTCGATGAGCTCGCCATTGACGGTGATGCTCACCGGCGGCGCCTCGCGGGGCTCGTAACTTGGGGCGATGGTTTTCAGCCAGGCAGCCAGGGTCATGCGCCGGCTGGTTTTGTGCACCTCAAGGGCCGCACCGTCGAGCTTATTGGGGAATACGCTGATCACGGTAATAAATAACCTTCAGGTAAGTGGATTCAAACTGCCGCAGGTACAGCCAGCGCGGGCCGGAGTTGGGGTTGGTTTCCAGCGCCGCCAGGCGACCGTCGATATCGACCACCACACCCACATGGATGCAGAGGTCACCGCGCAGCACCGCCGCGATTGCGCCGGGCTCAGGCTCGCAAACCTCCATCACACCCGAGAGCATGCGGAAGGCTTTGGTGCAGGCCTTGGGGTTATGCCGCCCTACACAGCCCAGGCTGGGCAGCAGCTGTAAACCAAACAGTTCGTGACGCACAGCAATGCAGAGCCCCCAGCAATCGAACGCAGCCGGGCCCCGCCCGCCGTCCACATAGGGCGCGAGTAAGAATTTGTTGAGCATGGGTTTGATCCGTTACAGGTACTTCATGCAGGGCGCATTAAGCGTGGTCAGCTTGTCGCGAGGGAATGCCCGGTTGATCAGGTCGCCGTAGCCCGCAGTGATTTGCACGGTGGTGCCCTCGATACCGGCGCCGAAGGCCTTCATGCGGATCGGCGGCTCTGCCGGTGCCGACAGGTCACTGGCCAGGTAACGACGGTAGGTTTGCGTGATCGGCGCCCCTGCCGCCTTGGCCTGGTCCATTTTCTGCTGCGCCTCCCCCAGCACGTTGTCGATAGCGAAGTTGAGCGTCTGGCTTGCGCTGTTGCTCTTCTTCGGCAGTGACACGTCGATGCCAGCAGCAATGAGGGGCAAACTGCGGCCATCTTCTGCGGTGCAGGCCACATCCTCAAAGCCGCCACAGATCAACACCGGTTCCGTCCAGGCCGGGCACGTCAGCTCCAGGGTATCGATGATCACGTCACCGCCCGAGGCATACACACGCTCGATCAGACTCATGCGCCTCTCCTCATGCCGTGGTAGGTGCCTTCGATGGCCCGGGAGTACGACGAGTCGCCCGAGGACACACCGCTTAGAAAGTCCTCGCGGACTGCGTCGATGATGACCTGCAGCTCACCTTTACGATCCTGCTTGGTGCGCACCTGGCTGTTGCTGTTGTTGATGATCTGGACGTTCATGCCGCCGCCGGAGCCTTGCGACATCTGATCCAGGGTTTGATCGAGCTTGGCGCTGGTTTGAGCGGTGGTGACCCGCTCCCCTTTTTCAAGCAACCAGGTGCCAGTTTGCGGAACCGAGTCGATGCCGTTGTGCGCCATACCGACCAGACTGCTCAGTCGGTCGACGCCGATGCGTTTGGTGTTTTCGGCATCCACCACAAACTCCTGGCCGTGGACCACGCCTACCACTTCGTTGACGCCGCCGGGGCCGGTATAGCCGCCCTCCTTGAAGCCCTTCATCAGTGCGTAAGCCGCAATCAACGCGGTACCGCCGACAACTGCAGCGGCGCCAAACGAACCAATCGAGGCAACAAGTGCCGCTGGCAGCCAGGCCGATGCCGTGGTTGCAGCTGCTGCAATTTGAGCGGCAGTGGTGGTTGCCGTTGCGGCAAGGGACGAGCCCGTGGTGACTGTATCGGCCGTGACTTTAGCAGCGGTTTTTGTCGCCTCGGCTGCAACCGTTGCGCTGGTTTCGGTGGCGATGCCGGCCATCTTCAGCGCCTGTGTTACAACCCACTGGGCAGCAATATCAGAGAGCGCACCAAGGATCGAACTGCACATGGTGCTGCCGAGACTGATAAATGCAGAACCCAGATCAGTGGTGCCCTTGACCAACCCCTGGAACTGATCAGACAGCGAGGACGTGGTATCGCCCAAGATGCCCGTGGTCGCGTCGCTCGCCTGCTGGCTGTAGTCGGTGGCCGTTTCCAGATAGCTTTCCCAGGCAGAAGAAACGCCGTCCAGCCAGTTGGACTGCGCCTGATCGAGCTGGTTGTAATAGTCCTGCTGCATGACCAGCCGGGTCGCCAGCGCTTCGCTGAGCAGCTCTGTTTCGCTCTCGTAGAGGCTTTCGCTGATTTTCCCGCTGTTCTGCTGCTCCTGCAGGTCGCGCATCTGCTTGTTGAAGTCTTGCTGGATGGCCAGCGTTTCCTTCAAGCGCACCTTGTACTTGTCACCGCGCCCTGCACCTTCCAGCTCAAGGGCAAAACCATCGGTCTGGGTCTGGATATCGAGTTTGAGGGTTGAGTCGAAGGCGGAGAGCTTGGCGGCGTCTTCAGATGCCACCTTGATTTTGTTCAGCGCATCCAGCTCGGCGGCCAAGCCTTCAAGACGCTGTTGCTGTTTGGCATTGATGCCTACCAACTTACCACTGGTGATCTCGAACGACAGCTTGGCGACTTCAGTAGCGTTTTTCTGCTTGTCGGTGGTGGTGTTGATCAGCTCAATTTGCCGCTGATAGTCCTCTTCGGTGCTGTCGAACGCTTTCTGGTTGGCTTTGACCGCCGAGGTGTTGTCTTTGGTTGCCTTGGTGGCTGCTTTGTTGGCATCGGTCTGCGCCTTGATCGCATGACTTGTCGACAAGATGGCAATCCGGTCGCTTTCAGATAAGTCCGTATGGTCTTCAATGTGCCGGGTCGCTTCCTTGACGGCATCACCGTTGTCCTGAAGCTTTTTAAGTTGCTCCTGCAACGTTGCCAGGTACTTTTGCCCACCGGCAGTCATCCCCGCTTTGGCTTGGGTGTTGAGCTGGGTTTCGGTGGTATTTCGGGTGAGCGAATTGCTGAGCACATCGAGGCGCTCGGTTGTTTGATCAAGAACCTGCTGGGCATCACCGACCTTGCCGGCCAGATCGATCCAGTTTCTTGCCGCTTCGGGACGCACGCCGGGGTTGCTGGCCAGCTCATCCAAAATAGGCGTCAGTGACTGGCCATTGGCGCGCGCATCCTTGAGGCGACTCGACAACTCTTCAAACGCTTTCAGCTGCTTGCTGTGTTCCGGGGACCGGACATTGGACAAGCTGACCATTGATGACTTGATTGATGTTTCAAGATCGTCGTAAGCGTCCTGGACCGCCAGCGTCGCCCCAAGCTGCTTGTCTTTCCACTCGCTGATCTTGGCGCGCTGCTGATCCTCGTTGAGCCCGGCAAAGCTTTGGCGCAGTTGATCGACTGTGGTTTGAAGATCGCTCAAATCACCCATCAGTTTTTGGGATTTACTGCTCCAGTCAACAAATGAAAGGGCTACAGCGCCCGCAATAAAGGCCAGCCCCAGCGGGCCGCCCATCATCGTCAGCAAGCCGGCACCCGCCGCACGCAACCCCGCAAAGGCGCGAGCTGTAACGCTTGCTGCGGCCGCTGCCCGGTCAGATGCCACAACTGCAGCGTTCACCACCGCCGTTGTCTCGCCATAAGCCAGTGTCGCGGCCGTGCGCATGGCATAGCCAGCCTGGATCTGGGCAGAGGTGGCCGATGTAGTGGCCGCGAGGGACCGCTCGGCGATTTCGACCTGCTTTATCGTCGCAACTTCAGCCAGTCGCAACTCCGCCAAACGCGCAATCGAGAGCGTGCGGCCCTTTGCAGAAATTTGCGCAAGTAACCGCTGTTGTTCCAAATTGCGCTCAGCAGTAAGCGTTGCCTGCACTGCTTGTAGATTGGCCAGTTCGGAAGTCTGTCGCACCCGGTCGGAGGCGAGCTTGCCTTGTGCTGCTGCAATTTCAAGTTCAGCCCGGGCAACCATGGCCTTGGCATCGATCTGTTTGGCCTGGGCGGCCCACAAATCCTGCTTTGCCGTTCGTGCGCTGGCCGTGAGTGCGGTTTGATTTGCCTGGGCGGCGTACAGCGCTGAAGCACCTTGCTGTGCATACCCGCCTGCAACCCGGGCAAGGGCTACAAGCAGCCCTGTAGTAAGCGCCTGAGCCAATGCATCTGAATTGTTTTTAACCCCTAAAATAGCACCCGGCAGGCTGCCATCAATGGCCTTGGACACACTGACAAATGCGGTCGCGATCTGATTGCTGGCTCCTGTGGCCTGATCAAGCTCGCCCACAAAGTGGGTCAGTGAGTTGCCAATTTTGGTGAAGCTGTTGCCAATAGTGGTCGCCGTTTTGTCGAACAGTGCATCCACTGCGCCGACCTGACTTTGCAGGGCTTTAACCACTGCCTGGGCGGTCAGTTCGCCAGCCGCGCCCATCGAGCGCAGCTCGCCAACGGTTTTGCCCATACCCGCCGCAATGGCCTGGGCCAGTGCAGGCGCTTGCTCCATAACGGAGTTCAGTTCTTCACCACGCAGCACACCCGAGGCAAAGGCTTGGCCCAATTGAATCAGTGCAGCGTTGGCACTTTCAGCGGACGCGCCGGACACCGCGAGTGTTTTACTGATGGTACCGACGACACCTGCCACACCCTCACCGGAGAGCTTTAGCGCTTCCTGGTTGGTGGCAATGCGTTGATAAAGCTCTGCGGTCGAGGCCAAAGGCTGAGCCGATGCCTGAGCGATGTTGAACACCGCCGATTGAGCAGCTACCAACTCCGCTGAGCTGCTGGTCACAAGCTTTAAACGGTTTGTCAGAGTGCCATAGGCCTCTGTCATGTCGTACACGCCCTTGACGCTCAGGGCTGCAGCCAACGGCCCTGCAATACTGGCGGCGACACTGGCCAACGACCTGAAGCTATTTTGCAGTGTGAGTACTTCCCGTGAGGATGCGCTGGCCACCGACGCAGTCCGGGACACAGAGCGGGAGGCGCGATCCATGCTCTGCTCAAAGCCGCCAATGCGCGCAATGAGATCGAGCGTCAACGTGCCAAGTGAGCGCGAGGCCATTTATCAATCTCCAAATGTGAAAAAACCCGCCGGGGCGGGTTTGATGTCCTGTTTTGGCTGGATCTCGAAAAAGCCGCAGCAGCGCCCTTAAGCCTCACTTCCATGTCGCCATGGCCTCTTCCAGACTGATCGTCCCTTCTGCCTGGCTGTAAACCATGAAATCGCTCAGATCCATTTTCCCGCCAGCCACCCTGCTGGTCAGGTGACTGAGCAACGCGAAATGACGCTCCAGACGGCGGTTTTGATCGAGAGTGCCGTACTTTTCTCGATAAGCGATCCAGTCCAGCACTTCGCGGTGGGTCAGCCGCTCCTTGGCTTCGGCAATGGTGCTGCCTCCGATGCGGTTCAGCACCAGTTCGTGCCAGAACTCATCGGAGGCGCTTAGTTTTTTGCCTGATCCTTCCCGGTGCCGTTGGCTTCATTGACCGCGTTGAGAATCGCAAAGCCCAGGGACGATTCCAGATTGAAGGCGTCTTCATAGGTGAGGGGTTCGGTACCCTCTTCGCCCAAAAGAACGCTGCCTGAAATGTACTTGGCATTTCGGCTTTGCTCGGCTTCGCCCGGAGCAAACAGGCGCTCGATGACGCCGAACGACTGACGGCGGATATGCACATCGAACTTCTCAGTTACTTCCTTATCGGTTTTTGAGTCGATGTGAACCCAGGTCACTTCCTTTTTAACCAGTGCGCCGTCGACGATGCCGCCTTTGGCTTTGAGTTGCTTGAGGTTCATGGAAAGCCCTTAGATGGTTTTGCGGATCCAGGCGAGACCGCCGGAACGCTGAATGGAAACGGTCGAGGCAACCACTGCGTTTGCCGCGAAAGAAAACGGGAAGTCGGCCACATAACCCTCAAAGGCACACCATGTGCGCGTTTTGGGAAATTCAAAGTCATCACCCGCCTCATTCAAGGTCGGCGACGCAGCCCCATCGGCCCAACCAATGGCCCACTTGATGTTGTCCTCGTCATCCGCTTCGGAAAGCTGATGCACACGGACGTGGCTTGCATTGGTGGGGTCAGCGTTGAGGCCAATGGATGCTTGGCCGGGCGTGCGCAAACCCTTCTTGTAACGGCGATCTTTATCGCTGAGGCACGTGTCTTCAATCTGGTCTGCCGGTGAGCCCGCCGGGTCGAAGGTGGTGATGCACTCCACCTCCATGACGGTCAGCGGACCGGTACCGGGCGCGGCCTGTACGAGGATGTAGGCCTGCGTGCCCTGTGTGAGAACGGACATGGGTGTCTCCTTTAAACGAAAAAGCCCGCTCAAGACGGGCCGGGGGTCGGTGTTGGGTTAGCGCGGTACCAGCCAGTCCACATCGAAGCTGTAGCGGTAGGACTTGGTGACCGGGTCACGAGAGTCGCCACCCCAACGCACAATATTGGCCTTGAGCTCGATGGCGTTTCTGATGGCTTGGGCCGTGTCACGGGTCTGTGTCACGGACACGCCATAAACATCGATTTGCAGGCTAAAACCGTCGACATCCGGGCGTTGCGCCAGATAGTTTTCAGGGTTGCCGCCGACCGTTTGCCATACCACATAGGGCTTGACGACACCTTCGGGCGCTTCGCCAAAGGGGTAGATCCGCACAGGCGAAACACCCAGCAAGGCCGTTACTGCCGGGTCAGCGGCGCACACAGCGAAAATCGGTGCGTACATCAGCGTGCCCCCAGCAAAGCGTTGATTTCAGTGTTCAGCACCGCGACAAAGCGATCGGTAACAGCCTGCACGTTGCTGGAAAACGCCGGGCGCATAAACGGCACCGCCGGGTTGTGCTCGGTACCGAGTTCAATGTAACGCCAATGCCGGGTGTCGCCGCCGGGGTTGCCGGAGGCGTCCTTGCTGTGCTGATTTGATCCCGAGCCGCCGCGCACGCCGACCCTCATCACAACCCCGCCTTCGCGCCTGGACTGCTTGCTCGATTCCTGGGTTATCAGGTTGCGGAACACCTTCTCTTTGGTGGCCGGGTCGTCGATTGCCTTAGCATTAGCTTTCGCGGCATCACGCACAATGTTCATTGCCGCCCGGGCCGCTTTGCGCAGGCCTTTCTTTTGCAGCCGTGGACCCAGAGTGCGCATTTTGTCGACCACTCCATTGAGCCCTTGGATATTGAACTGCATACCGTCAGCCATCATTCACCCCCGTAGCGACAACAAGGGTCAGGTACTCCAGGCCCGAGTTTCTGTCCGGGAGAGGCTGACCGATGATTGTGAAAATTTGCCCGCGATGCAGGATGCGCATGGTTGGCAGCACGCCCGGGCGATAGCGGATGGTGATACGTCCGCTGGCCAGGGACTGGCTGGCTTGCGCGGCAATCAGGTCGCGGGCGCTGAGTGGGTCGACTGCCGCCCATACACGCGCAAACTCAACCCAGGCCGTTACTACCTCGCCTGTGACCGGGTCTTGCTGTGTGGTTTGGTGCTGGATGACGATCGGGTGTCGCAGATCCCCCGCTCTCATGGCTCAGGCTCCTTTCTGGCCGGGCCTGTGAAGTTGCGGGACGACCACAGCAACGACTCTACCCCGAGCGGCACCTTGTCCGCCGTGGTGCCCACAACAACCGCTTCGCGGACGGCGTAGGAGTTGCCAAGCAGCAATAGCAGTGCTGATTTGAATGATGCGGGTATGTCGCTGGCTTGAAGAAATGCAGGGTTGTCGCAGAACCACAAGGCCCAGGCCAAAGCAGACTCGGCATACAGCTCGATCAGGTCGTCGTCCTCCTGGTGATCGACCCGCAGGTGCTTGCGCATCAGCTCAATCGACAGCAGATCCGCAACGGTGATGGTCATTTTTTCGAGCCTTTCTTCTCAAGGTCGACCTGAGTTGTGGGCTCTGGCTCTGGCTCTGGCTCTGGCTCTGGCTCTGGCTCTGGCTCTGGCTCTGGCTCTGGCTCTGGCTCTGGCTCTGGCTCTGGCTTCAGGATTGGATCGGCCTGGACCTCTTCTGCCAAGCCCATTCCGATCAATGCTTCTGCATATTCGT
Proteins encoded in this window:
- a CDS encoding phage tail tube protein, yielding MSVLTQGTQAYILVQAAPGTGPLTVMEVECITTFDPAGSPADQIEDTCLSDKDRRYKKGLRTPGQASIGLNADPTNASHVRVHQLSEADDEDNIKWAIGWADGAASPTLNEAGDDFEFPKTRTWCAFEGYVADFPFSFAANAVVASTVSIQRSGGLAWIRKTI
- a CDS encoding DUF3168 domain-containing protein, with protein sequence MYAPIFAVCAADPAVTALLGVSPVRIYPFGEAPEGVVKPYVVWQTVGGNPENYLAQRPDVDGFSLQIDVYGVSVTQTRDTAQAIRNAIELKANIVRWGGDSRDPVTKSYRYSFDVDWLVPR
- a CDS encoding phage tail tape measure protein, with the translated sequence MASRSLGTLTLDLIARIGGFEQSMDRASRSVSRTASVASASSREVLTLQNSFRSLASVAASIAGPLAAALSVKGVYDMTEAYGTLTNRLKLVTSSSAELVAAQSAVFNIAQASAQPLASTAELYQRIATNQEALKLSGEGVAGVVGTISKTLAVSGASAESANAALIQLGQAFASGVLRGEELNSVMEQAPALAQAIAAGMGKTVGELRSMGAAGELTAQAVVKALQSQVGAVDALFDKTATTIGNSFTKIGNSLTHFVGELDQATGASNQIATAFVSVSKAIDGSLPGAILGVKNNSDALAQALTTGLLVALARVAGGYAQQGASALYAAQANQTALTASARTAKQDLWAAQAKQIDAKAMVARAELEIAAAQGKLASDRVRQTSELANLQAVQATLTAERNLEQQRLLAQISAKGRTLSIARLAELRLAEVATIKQVEIAERSLAATTSATSAQIQAGYAMRTAATLAYGETTAVVNAAVVASDRAAAAASVTARAFAGLRAAGAGLLTMMGGPLGLAFIAGAVALSFVDWSSKSQKLMGDLSDLQTTVDQLRQSFAGLNEDQQRAKISEWKDKQLGATLAVQDAYDDLETSIKSSMVSLSNVRSPEHSKQLKAFEELSSRLKDARANGQSLTPILDELASNPGVRPEAARNWIDLAGKVGDAQQVLDQTTERLDVLSNSLTRNTTETQLNTQAKAGMTAGGQKYLATLQEQLKKLQDNGDAVKEATRHIEDHTDLSESDRIAILSTSHAIKAQTDANKAATKATKDNTSAVKANQKAFDSTEEDYQRQIELINTTTDKQKNATEVAKLSFEITSGKLVGINAKQQQRLEGLAAELDALNKIKVASEDAAKLSAFDSTLKLDIQTQTDGFALELEGAGRGDKYKVRLKETLAIQQDFNKQMRDLQEQQNSGKISESLYESETELLSEALATRLVMQQDYYNQLDQAQSNWLDGVSSAWESYLETATDYSQQASDATTGILGDTTSSLSDQFQGLVKGTTDLGSAFISLGSTMCSSILGALSDIAAQWVVTQALKMAGIATETSATVAAEATKTAAKVTADTVTTGSSLAATATTTAAQIAAAATTASAWLPAALVASIGSFGAAAVVGGTALIAAYALMKGFKEGGYTGPGGVNEVVGVVHGQEFVVDAENTKRIGVDRLSSLVGMAHNGIDSVPQTGTWLLEKGERVTTAQTSAKLDQTLDQMSQGSGGGMNVQIINNSNSQVRTKQDRKGELQVIIDAVREDFLSGVSSGDSSYSRAIEGTYHGMRRGA
- a CDS encoding phage tail assembly chaperone family protein, TAC — protein: MNLKQLKAKGGIVDGALVKKEVTWVHIDSKTDKEVTEKFDVHIRRQSFGVIERLFAPGEAEQSRNAKYISGSVLLGEEGTEPLTYEDAFNLESSLGFAILNAVNEANGTGKDQAKN
- a CDS encoding HK97-gp10 family putative phage morphogenesis protein, producing the protein MADGMQFNIQGLNGVVDKMRTLGPRLQKKGLRKAARAAMNIVRDAAKANAKAIDDPATKEKVFRNLITQESSKQSRREGGVVMRVGVRGGSGSNQHSKDASGNPGGDTRHWRYIELGTEHNPAVPFMRPAFSSNVQAVTDRFVAVLNTEINALLGAR
- a CDS encoding head-tail connector protein; translation: MTITVADLLSIELMRKHLRVDHQEDDDLIELYAESALAWALWFCDNPAFLQASDIPASFKSALLLLLGNSYAVREAVVVGTTADKVPLGVESLLWSSRNFTGPARKEPEP
- a CDS encoding phage head closure protein, whose protein sequence is MRAGDLRHPIVIQHQTTQQDPVTGEVVTAWVEFARVWAAVDPLSARDLIAAQASQSLASGRITIRYRPGVLPTMRILHRGQIFTIIGQPLPDRNSGLEYLTLVVATGVNDG
- a CDS encoding DUF1833 family protein, with amino-acid sequence MSLIERVYASGGDVIIDTLELTCPAWTEPVLICGGFEDVACTAEDGRSLPLIAAGIDVSLPKKSNSASQTLNFAIDNVLGEAQQKMDQAKAAGAPITQTYRRYLASDLSAPAEPPIRMKAFGAGIEGTTVQITAGYGDLINRAFPRDKLTTLNAPCMKYL
- a CDS encoding host specificity factor TipJ family phage tail protein, with the protein product MISVFPNKLDGAALEVHKTSRRMTLAAWLKTIAPSYEPREAPPVSITVNGELIEAHRWAEFEFAAADDVEVRVEPKGVVAAVAAVIAAILVAVVMSRNMAVIPGTATMGQGKGLDEVSAKGNKVKLGDLIREIAGHQRVYPSYLTPSVRRFVDRRAQWVEMLLYVGKGKYQIPLNKVKVGETPLISLGADAQFTLFNPGDDLSGETAAQWWHSAPEVGASANGSAGLQLTASTNLTRFVTASVLQFNGYSISIPTGSGFFPEDWTSSLLINVLSPYPYTVIDGGEGRDIITGDLAMLAPYPGMLIEVNGENAGNYVVHSYIPYSPAIPPSAGTASTITGSAAPSRFDFDVTPLTFTVRLGTTPYSVELTSDVTDLAGLVVAFNSAKGSAPFIASASSGRLRITELSPFTGLALAASGGSSVLGSSPVSVKGAATSSGTSERRAEMTLNYDSGQPVNGLAMGEGLATIGPRGLRYRIITTAVGTLTVERLTSSGDIDEDWPGFSLQETIHGRIELDSSNLEGGYRGSFAACPEGELVTEIEWDVFFTGGLIGNGKKGDQYAVSSSHQFEYRDMATSGAWTVLPQSVTGNSMDAQGFTYRQTLPYPMRPECRIKRMPKVGGVNSGEVMDDVMWYGLRGKMMGAPTRYNDMTVIAVRVRNGDRLSAQSESLVSVEATRVLPVRSGGAWTVETPTRDIVPWFLYIAKSAGYTDADLDLPELDRLHDVYRARGDTFDMTIDDASTVKDAMNDALAAGFSELTINRGLLLPVRDEPRTQFEHMYTPQNMTKGLKRQLVFPSSDDFDGVDVEYFSSITWAWETVECRWPGDLGNKVEKVKVPGIADRTRAWRIGMRRRGHQKYRNDTYRWETELDALNSGYMSYAAVADDVPGYGQSSILLSVEAVPGGIALESTEPFDWSAGGSHVIALRRQDGTLSGPWPATQVDDYRVSVNSLDFDPDTSWDPEPPHLLFGPVNRWSYPTLVTVVNPSSGGNVTVEGMPYDARVYQYDNSAPT